One stretch of Rosistilla oblonga DNA includes these proteins:
- a CDS encoding phosphotransferase, which translates to MVDTLSNIVRRMTGAQSVQLGEPIQSLWSGYGVIQRALLRGLQDDGSGEPTPVVIKHIDVSRARSNRRGWGGDASHLRKVRSYGVEQVFYEKYSGQCGPSCQVPGLVAAHQKANEAGWVIVLTDLDAQGFDRRKNALDQHGLRDCLTWLASFHATFLGSSASGLWPIGTYWHLDTRPDELNALPAGPLKSSAPEIDRHLNAARFQTLVHGDAKVANFCFSDRDSGRVAAVDFQYVGRGCGMKDVAYLVSSCLSADDAASQEAALLNVYFDSLRDAIAVRHIEVDVAELEREWRALYRFAWADFYRFLAGWSPEHWKLNAYSDRITQSVIQQLGH; encoded by the coding sequence GTGGTAGACACGCTCTCCAACATCGTCCGGCGAATGACCGGCGCACAATCCGTTCAGCTTGGTGAACCGATCCAGAGCCTCTGGAGTGGCTACGGTGTGATTCAGCGTGCTCTCTTGCGAGGACTCCAGGACGACGGATCGGGCGAGCCAACTCCCGTGGTCATCAAACACATCGATGTCTCTAGGGCACGCTCTAACCGTCGAGGCTGGGGAGGCGACGCGTCGCACTTGCGGAAAGTCCGTTCCTACGGAGTCGAGCAGGTGTTCTACGAGAAGTACTCGGGGCAATGCGGACCATCCTGCCAGGTCCCCGGCCTTGTTGCAGCTCACCAGAAAGCAAACGAAGCCGGCTGGGTGATTGTGCTCACCGATCTCGACGCTCAAGGTTTCGATCGCCGCAAAAACGCTCTCGACCAGCATGGACTCCGCGACTGTCTGACTTGGCTGGCAAGCTTCCACGCTACGTTCCTGGGAAGCTCGGCGAGCGGCTTGTGGCCAATTGGCACCTACTGGCACTTGGACACACGCCCCGACGAACTCAACGCCTTGCCGGCCGGCCCCCTGAAGTCGTCGGCACCGGAGATCGATCGCCATTTAAATGCTGCAAGGTTCCAGACGTTGGTTCACGGGGATGCCAAAGTTGCGAACTTCTGCTTTTCTGACAGAGACAGTGGCCGCGTAGCTGCGGTGGACTTTCAATATGTCGGTCGCGGCTGCGGCATGAAGGACGTCGCCTATCTGGTCAGCAGTTGCTTGAGCGCAGACGACGCGGCATCCCAGGAGGCTGCGCTCCTGAATGTCTATTTCGATTCGTTACGGGATGCCATCGCCGTCCGCCACATCGAAGTAGATGTCGCGGAACTGGAACGCGAATGGCGTGCGTTGTACCGGTTCGCCTGGGCCGATTTCTACCGTTTTCTTGCGGGCTGGTCTCCGGAGCATTGGAAGCTGAACGCCTACAGCGATCGCATTACGCAGTCGGTCATCCAGCAACTGGGCCATTAG